The following proteins come from a genomic window of Alnus glutinosa chromosome 10, dhAlnGlut1.1, whole genome shotgun sequence:
- the LOC133878797 gene encoding large ribosomal subunit protein eL43z isoform X2, whose translation MTKRTKKAGIVGKYGTRYGASLRKQIKKMEVSQHSKYFCEFCGKFAVKRKAVGIWGCKDCGKVKAGGAYTMNTASAVTVRSTIRRLREQTES comes from the exons ATG ACCAAGAGAACCAAGAAGGCGGGTATTGTCGGGAAGTATG GTACCCGATATGGTGCTAGTTTGAGGAAGCAGATTAAGAAGATGGAGGTCAGCCAGCACAGCAAATACTTCTGCGAGTTTTGTGGGAAG TTTGCAGTGAAGAGGAAGGCTGTTGGTATCTGGGGTTGCAAGGATTGTGGAAAAGTGAAAGCAGGAGGTGCATACACAATGAA CACTGCAAGTGCTGTGACTGTTAGGAGCACCATCCGGAGGCTGAGGGAGCAGACTGAGAGCTGA
- the LOC133878797 gene encoding large ribosomal subunit protein eL43z isoform X1, whose translation MQTKRTKKAGIVGKYGTRYGASLRKQIKKMEVSQHSKYFCEFCGKFAVKRKAVGIWGCKDCGKVKAGGAYTMNTASAVTVRSTIRRLREQTES comes from the exons ATGCAGACCAAGAGAACCAAGAAGGCGGGTATTGTCGGGAAGTATG GTACCCGATATGGTGCTAGTTTGAGGAAGCAGATTAAGAAGATGGAGGTCAGCCAGCACAGCAAATACTTCTGCGAGTTTTGTGGGAAG TTTGCAGTGAAGAGGAAGGCTGTTGGTATCTGGGGTTGCAAGGATTGTGGAAAAGTGAAAGCAGGAGGTGCATACACAATGAA CACTGCAAGTGCTGTGACTGTTAGGAGCACCATCCGGAGGCTGAGGGAGCAGACTGAGAGCTGA